From the Phyllostomus discolor isolate MPI-MPIP mPhyDis1 chromosome 7, mPhyDis1.pri.v3, whole genome shotgun sequence genome, one window contains:
- the SS18L2 gene encoding SS18-like protein 2, with translation MSVAFVPDWLRGKAQVNQETIQRLLEENDQLIRCIVEYQNKGRANECVQYQHVLHRNLIYLATIADANPTSPSKVME, from the exons ATGTCTGTGGCCTTCGTACCAGACTGGCTGAGAGGCAAGGCACAAGTCAACCAGGAGACGATCCAGCGG CTCCTGGAGGAGAATGACCAGCTGATCCGCTGTATCGTGGAGTATCAGAACAAAGGCCGGGCGAATGAGTGCGTCCA GTACCAGCATGTGTTACACAGAAATCTCATTTATTTGGCTACCATTGCAGATGCCAACCCAACCAGTCCTTCAAAAGTAATGGAGTGA